A window of the Calditrichia bacterium genome harbors these coding sequences:
- a CDS encoding family 10 glycosylhydrolase: MKFRLIFPKFPGIPGGLGRNCGEYRLPCEPGLSPEIQRQEAIAILDSVKSLNMNAVIFQVRPQCDALYLSTLEPWSYYLTGNQGVPPVPFYDPLEFWVREAHKRGLELHAWFNPYRAHHPSGGAISEHSIVKKMPGLAKDLQNGYWWLDPSVAETQQHSLDVIMDVVRRYDIDGVHMDDYFYPYNNGEFPDNDSWENYLAGGGKLNRKDWRRDHVNRFIKTLYESIKSEKPQVRFGLSPFGIWRPGNPPSIRGYDQFNMLYADAKLWLNEGWIDYWSPQLYWPVNQIDQSYPVLLGWWSRENRHSRHIWPGLFTSRYGNDENTREIISQIMIERGFQHENPGHIHFSMRALMNDSSAIAGNLRSGPYRRPALPPAFPWLSNDAPAAPEINCSISGDSILVKWSHPDSQNIYRWVVQTQYESGWSAQILGRFDRQITLPMTQSVLSKEQSTDSTQVYQEWSLQTIAVSAVDQLNNKSLPVTFLVSP, translated from the coding sequence TTGAAATTCCGTCTGATATTCCCCAAATTTCCGGGAATTCCGGGCGGTTTGGGTCGCAACTGTGGCGAATATCGATTGCCCTGTGAACCGGGACTCTCGCCAGAAATACAGCGGCAGGAAGCGATTGCCATTCTCGACAGCGTCAAATCGCTGAATATGAACGCGGTTATTTTTCAGGTTCGCCCGCAATGCGATGCGTTGTATTTGAGCACGCTGGAGCCGTGGTCGTATTATCTGACCGGCAATCAGGGTGTGCCGCCCGTGCCATTTTACGATCCGCTGGAATTTTGGGTTCGCGAAGCCCACAAACGGGGACTGGAATTGCATGCGTGGTTTAATCCGTATCGCGCCCACCATCCCTCCGGCGGCGCAATTTCCGAACATTCGATTGTCAAAAAAATGCCTGGATTGGCCAAAGATTTGCAAAACGGCTATTGGTGGCTCGATCCGTCCGTGGCGGAAACCCAGCAGCATTCGCTGGATGTGATAATGGATGTCGTCCGGCGATACGATATCGACGGTGTGCATATGGATGATTATTTTTATCCCTACAACAACGGCGAATTTCCGGATAACGACAGTTGGGAAAACTATCTCGCCGGTGGCGGAAAATTGAACCGGAAAGACTGGCGTCGCGATCACGTCAATCGTTTTATAAAAACACTGTACGAATCGATCAAATCCGAAAAACCGCAGGTGCGTTTCGGGCTGAGCCCGTTCGGCATCTGGCGACCGGGCAATCCGCCGTCCATTCGCGGATACGATCAGTTTAACATGCTTTACGCTGACGCTAAATTGTGGCTCAATGAAGGATGGATCGATTATTGGTCACCGCAATTGTATTGGCCGGTGAACCAGATTGACCAGAGTTATCCGGTGCTGCTCGGCTGGTGGTCGCGCGAAAACCGGCATTCGCGGCACATTTGGCCGGGATTGTTTACCAGCCGATACGGCAACGATGAAAATACGCGGGAAATTATCAGCCAGATTATGATCGAGCGGGGTTTCCAGCATGAAAATCCGGGTCACATTCATTTCAGTATGCGTGCGTTGATGAACGACAGCAGCGCGATCGCCGGAAATTTGCGCAGCGGACCGTATCGACGTCCGGCGTTGCCGCCCGCTTTTCCCTGGCTGAGCAATGACGCTCCGGCTGCACCGGAAATCAATTGCAGCATCAGCGGCGATTCCATTCTCGTGAAATGGTCGCATCCGGATTCGCAAAATATCTATCGCTGGGTGGTTCAGACACAATATGAAAGCGGTTGGTCTGCCCAAATTCTCGGACGATTTGATCGCCAAATCACGCTACCGATGACCCAATCTGTTCTGTCGAAAGAGCAATCAACCGACAGCACCCAAGTTTATCAAGAATGGAGTTTACAAACGATTGCTGTTTCTGCAGTCGATCAATTGAATAACAAAAGTTTGCCGGTGACATTTTTGGTTTCACCGTAA
- a CDS encoding gluconokinase → MSAISLKTIVLMGVSGCGKSTIGKFIAGQTGMIFIEGDDHHPDVNIQKMSRGEPLTEADRGPWIESLAAAINAEISPVVVTCSALTTRIRRLLTLLVRSEVWFVHLHGDFELIRERIANRDTHFMPEALLKSQFETLEPSPGIPKIDVSQSPEEIFRHIKQQIKWIQLLEKKK, encoded by the coding sequence ATGTCTGCAATTTCATTAAAAACAATAGTTTTGATGGGCGTATCCGGCTGCGGAAAATCGACGATCGGCAAATTTATCGCCGGTCAAACGGGCATGATTTTCATCGAAGGCGACGACCATCACCCGGATGTGAATATCCAAAAGATGTCGCGTGGCGAACCGCTCACGGAGGCGGATCGCGGACCGTGGATCGAATCGCTGGCAGCCGCAATCAATGCGGAAATTTCGCCGGTTGTGGTCACCTGCTCTGCGCTGACCACCCGCATTCGCCGATTGCTAACCCTGCTGGTTCGCAGCGAAGTCTGGTTTGTTCATTTGCACGGCGATTTCGAGTTGATTCGCGAACGCATCGCCAATCGCGATACGCATTTCATGCCGGAAGCATTGCTGAAAAGCCAGTTTGAAACACTGGAGCCATCGCCCGGCATCCCGAAAATTGATGTTTCCCAATCGCCGGAGGAAATTTTCCGGCACATCAAACAGCAAATAAAATGGATTCAACTGTTGGAGAAGAAAAAATGA
- the eda gene encoding bifunctional 4-hydroxy-2-oxoglutarate aldolase/2-dehydro-3-deoxy-phosphogluconate aldolase — protein MSRFEIVQKIIDDGAVAVIRMSDSQKLLRVAEALLEGGISALEITMTTPNALKVIEEASRELPGEVLIGVGSVLDSETARLAINAGAKYVVSPIFKTEIVQTAHRYNLPVMPGCFTPTEILTAHEAGADIVKVFPADVVGMPFFKAIKAPMPHLSLMPTGGVSLTNAGDWLKAGACAVGVGGALLDKQAIADGNFAKLTENARILRQSIQSVR, from the coding sequence ATGTCTCGATTTGAAATTGTTCAAAAAATAATCGATGATGGCGCAGTCGCGGTGATCCGAATGAGCGATTCGCAGAAGCTGTTGCGAGTGGCGGAGGCATTGCTGGAAGGCGGTATTTCCGCGCTGGAAATTACGATGACTACGCCCAACGCGCTGAAAGTGATCGAAGAAGCATCGCGGGAATTGCCCGGCGAAGTGCTCATCGGTGTCGGCTCCGTGCTCGATTCGGAAACGGCACGACTGGCGATCAACGCGGGTGCAAAATATGTGGTCAGTCCCATTTTCAAAACGGAGATTGTCCAAACGGCGCATCGATACAATTTGCCGGTGATGCCGGGCTGTTTCACACCAACCGAAATTTTGACCGCCCACGAAGCCGGTGCAGATATCGTGAAGGTTTTCCCGGCAGATGTGGTCGGGATGCCCTTTTTCAAAGCGATCAAAGCACCGATGCCGCACCTGAGCCTGATGCCCACCGGCGGCGTTTCGCTGACCAACGCGGGTGACTGGCTGAAAGCCGGTGCATGTGCTGTTGGCGTCGGCGGAGCGTTGCTGGACAAACAGGCAATTGCAGACGGCAATTTTGCCAAATTAACCGAAAATGCCCGAATCCTCCGGCAAAGCATTCAAAGCGTCCGCTGA
- a CDS encoding T9SS type A sorting domain-containing protein translates to MLSKINFQMNKSGLTRWVFLAMWIGWLASASAQPVVLSADGPGNTYELIDSILGGTAHEVPDCGHGDFGRHITEEWDDVLQTNVFVFHIHATPDNDRCINFDRQRNEIKTYDPSPANLVGTFGETHIYRWKFKLDSAFQASPNFTHVFQIKPKGGSDDSMPIITITLRYGNPDQMELRFAPSNSGQTTVIRTDLPELKGQWLAATCRVLYSETGKIELEVKKQDGTTALFYSNYLLDMWRDGASFNRPKWGIYRSLNSPSYLRDEQVRFESFSIEEPESGVAPETPADFSATVVSITQIDLNWMDLSDNETNFLIQRSMNGTDWVNVATVDANVTTYSDAFLPPNLTFYYRVRAENWDVNSTFSNIDTVVSGVITGINDRSDALPDSPELLQNYPNPFNPQTTIKYQIATPGMVTLRIFDANGRAVQTLVNGHKNSGEYSVVWDAATVASGVYFARLETSGVSKLLKMLLLK, encoded by the coding sequence TTGTTATCAAAAATTAATTTTCAGATGAACAAATCCGGGTTGACCAGATGGGTATTTCTGGCAATGTGGATCGGATGGCTTGCCAGTGCATCCGCACAACCGGTGGTTTTAAGTGCCGACGGTCCGGGCAATACTTACGAATTAATCGACAGCATTTTGGGCGGCACAGCCCACGAAGTGCCGGACTGCGGACACGGCGATTTCGGTCGGCACATCACCGAAGAATGGGACGATGTTTTGCAAACCAACGTATTTGTGTTCCACATTCACGCTACGCCGGATAACGATCGCTGCATCAATTTTGACCGGCAGCGCAACGAGATCAAAACTTATGATCCCTCGCCCGCAAATCTGGTCGGCACATTTGGCGAAACGCATATTTATCGCTGGAAATTCAAACTGGACAGCGCATTTCAGGCATCGCCGAATTTTACGCATGTCTTTCAAATCAAGCCCAAAGGCGGCAGCGACGATTCAATGCCGATCATCACCATCACGTTGCGATACGGCAATCCAGACCAAATGGAATTGCGTTTTGCACCATCCAACAGCGGTCAAACGACCGTTATCCGCACGGATTTGCCCGAACTGAAAGGGCAATGGCTGGCAGCCACCTGCCGCGTGCTGTATTCCGAAACCGGCAAGATTGAGTTGGAAGTTAAAAAGCAGGATGGCACAACTGCACTGTTTTACAGCAATTATCTGCTCGATATGTGGCGCGACGGCGCATCCTTCAACCGACCGAAATGGGGCATTTACCGCAGCCTGAATAGCCCCTCATATTTGCGGGATGAGCAGGTGCGATTCGAATCTTTCTCAATCGAAGAGCCAGAAAGCGGCGTTGCGCCCGAAACGCCTGCTGATTTTTCGGCAACGGTTGTTTCCATCACCCAAATTGACCTGAACTGGATGGATTTGTCTGACAACGAAACCAATTTCCTGATCCAGCGCTCCATGAACGGCACAGATTGGGTGAATGTTGCCACGGTGGACGCAAATGTGACGACCTATTCGGATGCCTTTTTGCCGCCGAATCTCACATTTTATTACCGCGTTCGTGCGGAAAATTGGGATGTAAATTCAACGTTTTCGAATATCGATACGGTTGTTTCGGGCGTGATAACGGGCATAAACGATCGATCCGATGCACTGCCGGATTCGCCGGAATTGCTGCAAAACTACCCCAATCCGTTCAATCCGCAAACGACGATCAAATACCAAATTGCAACCCCAGGAATGGTAACGTTGCGAATTTTTGATGCGAATGGCAGAGCGGTTCAAACATTGGTGAACGGACACAAGAATAGCGGCGAATATTCCGTTGTCTGGGATGCAGCAACGGTCGCCAGCGGTGTGTATTTTGCGCGACTGGAAACATCCGGCGTATCTAAACTGTTGAAAATGTTATTGTTAAAATAA
- a CDS encoding heparinase II/III family protein, whose product MIQRRKYLYFLKIAALIISFCVSTATADSPIETVPANRLLSDAELLSLLRADAPELQTILELRDTGNTDSAIAKLLEHLRNASTKRYFFDWRNVAARFADYQRRYPGNRNGHAKLAEYQTTHFAPETHWQLPFVDLTGDSVSAYELRHLARQQKSADMALMFYYEQQNPVYPDYFVRQIADLNRAFAAGKYDDAGNGIYERFRAGKRVQNWLFCHHMYLGSEIYGDTQQLQFLKTMLHHAAQLAQRTENFSYGNHHTRGLVALFEIAAVFPDFRDAAQWQQQAIAGLLAHLKKEVNDDGFQFERSVHYHNGDIENYFRVYQLAKLNGIQLPDEYVTRFRKMFDALVNIAQPNRRTPVLQDDTDRPYAENNPIDGVMAIGTLLFDDPVYKYFAGDALPDAIFWLLREQQLARFDAMNSASPTVGSVDLPETGYFVMRNGWHETGAQMTISAGISAKKPDHQHGEALSITAFANGHEILPNYQVNYNIPGYRYWKNSWVKNVALADSIPLGRGWRQNSGKSGFGKWRILPKSTVTAWQTTADFDYFAGTHDGFDSLGVAYSREILFVKDGFWIVRDRFSGNAPHDFQQIWQGKYTVQKDGDWLRSTFPDGSGLDIVQLNPANYRIDFGGRDGKQHAVFSIKETTEIAFTTLLFPFASYRESVSMAESPGKIVANDWEIQKNPGKNLQKVDTFESDAAIVLQKSGDTIIFLTVQRFKTADKTMAFESPVDLILRRTPQQQWDLRIISRMENQVQISGNSQSTELQKTHEIVQLKSNEIKQLVF is encoded by the coding sequence ATGATACAACGTCGCAAATATCTATATTTTTTGAAAATAGCTGCGCTGATTATTTCTTTCTGCGTTTCAACAGCAACGGCAGATTCGCCTATCGAAACTGTGCCGGCAAATCGGTTGCTCAGCGATGCGGAATTGCTGTCGCTGTTGCGAGCTGATGCGCCTGAATTGCAAACAATCCTCGAATTGCGCGATACGGGGAATACGGATTCGGCGATCGCAAAACTGCTCGAACATCTGCGAAACGCATCAACGAAACGCTATTTTTTTGATTGGCGCAATGTGGCAGCTCGGTTCGCGGATTACCAACGCCGCTATCCCGGCAATCGCAACGGGCACGCCAAACTTGCCGAATACCAGACGACCCATTTCGCGCCGGAAACGCACTGGCAACTGCCGTTCGTTGATTTGACCGGCGACTCGGTTTCGGCGTATGAATTGCGGCATCTCGCCCGCCAGCAAAAATCTGCCGATATGGCGCTGATGTTTTATTACGAGCAGCAAAATCCGGTTTATCCCGATTATTTTGTGCGGCAGATTGCCGATCTCAATCGCGCCTTTGCAGCCGGAAAATATGACGATGCCGGAAACGGCATTTACGAACGATTTCGCGCCGGAAAACGGGTGCAAAACTGGCTGTTTTGTCACCACATGTATTTGGGCAGCGAAATTTACGGCGACACGCAGCAATTGCAATTTCTGAAAACCATGCTGCACCACGCCGCACAATTGGCGCAGCGCACCGAAAATTTCAGTTACGGCAATCACCACACCCGCGGATTGGTGGCGCTGTTCGAAATTGCCGCGGTTTTCCCGGATTTTCGCGATGCGGCGCAGTGGCAGCAACAGGCAATTGCCGGATTGCTGGCGCATTTGAAAAAGGAAGTAAACGACGACGGGTTCCAATTTGAGCGGTCGGTGCACTATCACAACGGCGATATCGAAAATTATTTCCGAGTGTATCAGCTTGCCAAATTGAACGGGATTCAACTTCCGGATGAATATGTCACGCGATTCCGGAAAATGTTCGATGCGCTGGTAAACATCGCACAGCCGAATCGCCGTACGCCCGTGCTGCAGGATGACACCGATCGCCCGTATGCCGAAAACAACCCAATTGACGGTGTAATGGCCATCGGCACGCTGCTGTTTGACGATCCGGTTTACAAATATTTTGCCGGTGATGCGTTGCCGGATGCTATTTTCTGGCTGTTGCGGGAGCAGCAACTGGCACGATTTGATGCGATGAACAGTGCGTCGCCAACAGTTGGATCGGTCGATCTGCCGGAAACCGGCTATTTTGTAATGCGCAACGGCTGGCACGAAACCGGCGCACAGATGACCATCTCCGCCGGGATTTCCGCGAAAAAACCGGATCACCAACACGGTGAAGCGCTAAGCATCACTGCGTTTGCCAACGGGCACGAAATTTTGCCGAATTATCAGGTAAACTACAATATTCCGGGTTATCGCTACTGGAAAAATTCGTGGGTGAAAAATGTGGCGTTGGCGGACAGCATTCCGCTCGGGCGAGGCTGGCGGCAAAACAGCGGGAAATCCGGGTTCGGGAAATGGCGAATTTTACCAAAATCCACAGTTACCGCATGGCAAACCACAGCAGATTTTGATTATTTTGCCGGAACGCATGACGGATTCGATTCACTCGGCGTGGCATATTCGCGGGAAATTTTGTTCGTGAAAGACGGTTTCTGGATTGTGCGGGATCGTTTTTCGGGAAATGCGCCGCACGATTTTCAACAAATCTGGCAGGGCAAATATACCGTACAAAAAGATGGTGATTGGCTGCGATCCACATTTCCCGACGGCAGTGGACTGGACATCGTGCAATTGAATCCGGCGAATTACCGGATCGACTTCGGCGGTCGCGACGGCAAACAGCACGCAGTTTTTTCAATCAAAGAGACAACAGAAATAGCTTTTACAACGCTGCTATTCCCCTTTGCCAGCTATCGCGAATCGGTTTCAATGGCAGAATCGCCGGGAAAAATCGTGGCAAATGATTGGGAAATTCAAAAAAATCCGGGCAAGAATCTTCAAAAAGTTGATACATTTGAATCGGACGCAGCAATAGTTTTGCAAAAATCCGGCGATACGATCATTTTTTTAACGGTGCAACGGTTCAAAACTGCAGACAAAACAATGGCGTTTGAATCACCGGTTGACCTGATTTTGCGACGAACGCCGCAACAACAATGGGACCTTCGCATCATTTCCCGAATGGAAAACCAGGTGCAAATTTCCGGTAATTCGCAATCAACTGAGCTTCAGAAAACGCATGAGATTGTCCAGCTTAAGTCAAATGAAATCAAGCAATTAGTGTTTTGA
- a CDS encoding 9-O-acetylesterase gives MILPPKDFCKKLVLFAIVLLLISCSQNRDLQLPKLFGDHMVLQRDKPIKIWGWANPGETVSVEFAEQQQTATTSPDGEWAVEFPATSSGGPFSLDVSTARQSLRFEDILIGEVWVCSGQSNMNMPLASWGRIDNFEREIREANYPEIRLFTVEKAMAAIPQSDVQSDGWSRCSPETIAEFSAVAYFFGRNIFLETNVPVGLIHSSWGGTNVEAWMSESALSDVANLRDAIADAKKSTVQSDEKILQTYKNDLKNWYENTLEKDAGFQNDTAFAQPEFDDSGWKSMKLPTLWDRVGYESFDGVIWFRKTITIPELPENGDDWVLNLDTIDDFDITFVNGKKAGEHLKRNHPTRYSVPANWLHSGENTIAVRVLDVGSRGGIWGAADQLYLASPAIDTIPLAGDWRFEIALDNSESPAPKRPYLHKRPTVLFNAMVSPLTKFPVRGVIWYQGESNISQAFSYRELFRRCITDWREKWDEPTLPFYFVQIANFYQPDPQPFESKWAELREAQQMALDLPNTGMAVTIDIGNPDDIHPKNKQEVGRRLALIALNKNYQQSVPYSGPLYRGNSVENGAIFIEFDFADGLRANGDSLTGFAISGSDKNFKGAKAAIADNRVKVWHPAIAEPVAVRYGWASDPDCNLINNSNLPASPFRTDDWDGITKKQN, from the coding sequence ATGATACTTCCCCCAAAAGATTTTTGCAAAAAATTGGTCCTGTTTGCGATCGTTTTGCTGCTGATTTCCTGCAGCCAGAACCGCGATTTGCAGTTGCCCAAATTATTTGGCGACCACATGGTTTTGCAACGGGACAAGCCGATCAAGATTTGGGGTTGGGCAAATCCGGGTGAAACCGTTTCCGTTGAATTTGCCGAACAGCAGCAAACCGCAACCACATCGCCGGACGGCGAATGGGCGGTGGAATTTCCGGCAACATCGAGCGGCGGGCCGTTTTCGCTGGACGTTTCGACCGCGCGGCAATCGCTCCGTTTTGAGGATATTCTCATCGGCGAGGTGTGGGTCTGCTCCGGTCAATCGAACATGAACATGCCGCTGGCGAGTTGGGGACGAATCGACAATTTTGAGCGGGAAATCCGCGAGGCAAATTACCCGGAAATCCGGCTGTTCACCGTCGAAAAAGCGATGGCGGCAATCCCGCAAAGCGATGTGCAAAGCGACGGCTGGTCACGCTGCTCACCGGAAACCATCGCAGAATTTTCCGCAGTCGCCTATTTTTTCGGACGGAATATTTTTCTCGAAACGAATGTTCCTGTTGGACTTATCCACTCCTCGTGGGGCGGCACAAATGTGGAAGCGTGGATGAGCGAATCCGCACTTTCGGATGTTGCAAATTTGCGCGATGCCATCGCCGATGCAAAAAAAAGCACGGTGCAGTCGGATGAGAAAATCCTGCAAACCTACAAAAACGATCTCAAAAATTGGTACGAAAATACTCTCGAAAAAGATGCCGGATTCCAGAATGACACCGCATTTGCACAGCCCGAATTCGACGATTCCGGCTGGAAATCCATGAAATTGCCCACTTTGTGGGATCGCGTGGGTTACGAATCATTCGACGGGGTGATCTGGTTTCGCAAAACCATCACGATTCCTGAGTTGCCCGAAAACGGCGACGACTGGGTGCTCAATCTCGATACCATCGACGATTTTGACATCACTTTCGTGAACGGCAAAAAAGCCGGCGAACACCTGAAACGCAATCACCCGACGCGATACAGCGTTCCGGCAAACTGGCTGCACAGCGGCGAAAATACCATTGCCGTCCGGGTGCTGGATGTCGGCAGTCGCGGCGGTATTTGGGGTGCGGCGGATCAGCTGTATCTCGCTTCTCCGGCGATTGACACGATTCCGCTGGCGGGTGACTGGCGTTTTGAAATTGCGTTGGATAATAGCGAATCCCCGGCGCCGAAACGCCCCTATTTGCACAAACGTCCCACCGTTTTATTCAACGCGATGGTTTCACCGTTGACAAAATTCCCGGTTCGGGGGGTGATCTGGTATCAGGGCGAAAGTAATATTTCACAGGCATTTAGCTATCGCGAATTGTTCCGCAGGTGCATCACCGACTGGCGCGAAAAATGGGACGAACCGACGTTGCCATTCTATTTTGTGCAGATCGCCAATTTTTACCAACCCGATCCGCAACCCTTTGAAAGCAAGTGGGCAGAACTGCGCGAGGCGCAGCAAATGGCGCTCGATTTGCCGAACACCGGCATGGCGGTGACCATCGACATCGGCAATCCGGACGACATTCATCCAAAAAATAAACAGGAAGTCGGGCGACGGCTCGCGCTCATCGCGCTCAACAAAAATTATCAACAATCCGTACCATATTCCGGCCCCTTGTATCGCGGAAATTCCGTTGAAAACGGGGCGATTTTTATCGAATTTGATTTCGCAGACGGGCTGCGCGCCAACGGCGATTCGCTCACCGGTTTTGCCATTTCCGGTAGCGACAAAAATTTCAAAGGTGCGAAAGCGGCAATCGCCGACAATCGCGTAAAAGTATGGCACCCGGCAATCGCCGAACCCGTTGCGGTGCGCTATGGCTGGGCATCTGATCCCGACTGCAATTTAATAAATAACAGCAACTTACCTGCATCGCCATTCCGCACCGATGATTGGGATGGCATCACCAAAAAACAAAACTGA
- a CDS encoding T9SS type A sorting domain-containing protein: protein MKRLFFTIIIAVVGTLQAQTWQSEIVYFGNDGKLVYVADSLGNRIPDFSYAGYKNSNEPLPNVPTVMSISPISGDNTAHVQAAIDAVSAMPQDTNGFRGALLLTAGIYQIRFNLRINADGVVLRGVGDGDDPASNTILHATGNIPGKRDVIIAGGASSTLWRDSVSATTRNITTDTVFVGDRVFEVSDASPYAVGDNIVIVHPCTEAWLAAIDYGGTHSGEPGSEPEDIPWEVDSQPIVFNRYITAINGNKITIDAPVFNTLIRALSQSYIYKYSRNLLKTNIGIEDLRIDIETAGGTDENHAWSGIYLHTVEDAWVRDCTILHFGHSGVYTNTATRVTVYNCRAIDPVSLIDGERRYNFNAYSASQLILFQNCHASFGRHSYVSNGNSRASGIVFLDCTSEGAYAGSEGHRRWSQGLLYDNHRELDGPRSGYNPRRIGLYNRGYFGTSHGWSAAHSITWNCDVNGAEIHVQQPPTAQNYAIGCAGYITGQKPPNSFAEPEGYIEGSNQPGLNPRSLFVAQLAERGGVLTGIDEDQGQSNPLIPEETELYQNYPNPFNPTTTLSFRLPKTDVVQLQVFDVTGRLVQTLVDGIKSTGLHSVIWEAADMSSGIYFYRLNSTAASQTRKMMLLK from the coding sequence ATGAAACGCCTGTTTTTTACGATAATCATCGCGGTTGTGGGGACGCTGCAGGCGCAAACCTGGCAATCGGAAATCGTGTATTTTGGCAACGACGGCAAACTGGTTTACGTCGCTGATTCGCTGGGCAACCGCATCCCGGATTTCAGTTACGCGGGATACAAAAACAGCAACGAGCCGCTGCCAAATGTGCCGACCGTGATGAGCATCTCCCCCATTTCCGGCGACAACACAGCTCATGTGCAAGCAGCTATCGATGCCGTTTCGGCGATGCCGCAGGATACCAATGGTTTTCGCGGTGCGCTGCTGCTGACGGCGGGCATTTACCAGATTCGCTTCAATTTGCGGATCAACGCGGATGGCGTGGTGCTGCGCGGCGTCGGTGACGGCGACGATCCGGCGAGCAACACCATTCTCCACGCGACCGGCAACATTCCCGGCAAACGCGATGTGATCATCGCCGGTGGCGCGTCCTCAACGCTTTGGCGCGATTCGGTTTCCGCAACCACTCGCAACATCACCACAGACACCGTTTTTGTCGGCGATCGCGTTTTTGAAGTGAGCGACGCTTCGCCATACGCCGTTGGAGACAACATCGTGATTGTTCACCCCTGCACCGAAGCGTGGCTGGCAGCCATCGATTACGGCGGCACGCATTCCGGCGAGCCGGGATCGGAACCGGAGGATATTCCCTGGGAAGTGGACAGCCAACCTATTGTTTTTAATCGATATATTACCGCAATTAACGGCAACAAAATTACCATCGATGCCCCGGTATTCAACACGTTGATCCGGGCGCTATCGCAATCATATATTTACAAATACAGCCGCAATTTGCTCAAAACCAACATCGGGATCGAAGATTTGCGGATCGATATCGAAACCGCCGGCGGCACCGATGAAAATCATGCGTGGAGCGGCATTTATCTGCACACCGTCGAAGATGCCTGGGTTCGCGACTGCACAATTTTGCATTTCGGGCATTCCGGCGTTTACACAAATACCGCAACGCGTGTCACGGTTTACAACTGCCGGGCGATCGATCCGGTGTCGCTCATCGACGGCGAGCGACGCTATAATTTTAACGCATACAGCGCATCGCAATTGATTCTTTTCCAAAATTGCCACGCCAGTTTTGGGCGGCACAGCTATGTATCAAATGGCAACAGTCGCGCATCGGGCATTGTGTTTTTGGATTGCACATCGGAAGGCGCATACGCCGGCAGCGAAGGGCATCGCCGCTGGAGCCAGGGTTTGCTTTACGACAATCACCGGGAACTGGACGGACCGAGATCGGGCTACAATCCCCGGCGTATCGGGTTGTATAATCGCGGCTATTTTGGCACCAGCCACGGCTGGTCTGCCGCGCATTCGATCACCTGGAATTGCGATGTGAACGGTGCGGAAATCCACGTCCAGCAACCGCCAACCGCCCAAAATTACGCCATCGGCTGCGCCGGATACATCACCGGACAAAAGCCGCCGAACTCGTTTGCTGAGCCGGAAGGCTACATCGAAGGCAGCAATCAGCCGGGACTGAACCCGCGATCGCTGTTTGTTGCGCAACTTGCCGAACGCGGCGGCGTGCTCACCGGCATCGACGAAGATCAGGGGCAATCGAATCCGCTAATTCCAGAAGAAACAGAGCTTTATCAAAATTATCCGAATCCATTTAATCCTACTACAACGCTCAGTTTCCGGCTGCCAAAAACCGACGTCGTGCAATTGCAGGTGTTCGATGTAACCGGCAGGCTCGTCCAAACGCTGGTCGATGGCATCAAATCAACGGGATTGCACTCGGTAATTTGGGAAGCAGCGGACATGTCCAGCGGCATTTATTTTTATCGCCTGAACAGCACCGCAGCCAGCCAAACCCGTAAAATGATGTTGCTGAAATAA